The following proteins come from a genomic window of Salvia hispanica cultivar TCC Black 2014 chromosome 4, UniMelb_Shisp_WGS_1.0, whole genome shotgun sequence:
- the LOC125223423 gene encoding mitochondrial thiamine diphosphate carrier 2-like isoform X1, which produces MEEPGQLKRALIDASAGAISGGISRTVTSPLDVIKIRFQVQLEPTTQWALLRRDVYSQSKYTGMVQATKDIFREEGWPGFWRGNVPALLMVMPYTAIQFTVLHKLKSFVSGSSKSGDHINISPYLSYVSGALAGCAATVGSYPFDLIRTLLASQGEPKVYPNMRAAVSGILERRGFRGLYAGLTPTLIEIVPYAGLQFGTYDTFKRWTMVWNQYRSGYDMGADDSLSSFQLFLCGLAAGTCAKAVCHPLDVVKKRFQVEGLQRDPRYGARVEHRAYRNMYDALRQILHKEGWPGLYKGITPSIVKAAPAGAVTFVAYELTSDWLETLLT; this is translated from the exons ATGGAGGAGCCGGGGCAGCTGAAGAGGGCTTTGATTGATGCATCTGCCGGCGCTATTTCGGGTGGGATTTCAAGAACTGTCACATCGCCCCTCGACGTGATTAAAATTCGATTTCAG GTTCAATTGGAACCCACTACGCAATGGGCTTTGCTTCGGCGAGATGTGTATAgtcaatcaaaatatactgGTATGGTGCAAGCAACAAAGGACATTTTTAGGGAGGAAGGCTGGCCG GGTTTCTGGAGGGGTAATGTCCCAGCCTTGCTTATGGTGATGCCGTACACGGCAATACAATTTACAGTTCTGCACAAATTGAAGTCATTTGTTTCTGGTTCATCCAAGTCAG GAGACCATATCAATATAAGTCCGTATCTTTCATATGTAAGTGGGGCATTAGCGGGATGTGCAGCTACTGTTGGATCCTATCCATTCGATCTTATAAGAACCCTTTTAGCTTCACAAGGGGAGCCAAAG GTTTATCCTAATATGAGGGCTGCAGTCTCTGGTATACTTGAAAGACGTGGTTTTCGAGGGCTGTATGCTGGACTGACGCCCACCCTGATCGAAATAGTTCCTTACGCTGGATTGCAGTTTGGGACATATGATACATTCAAACGTTGGACCATG GTTTGGAATCAGTACAGATCAGGTTATGATATGGGAGCCGATGATTCTCTCTCAAGCTTCCAGCTTTTCCTTTGTGGATTGGCTGCTGGCACTTGTGCTAAAGCTGTATGCCATCCACTCGATGTGGTGAAGAAGAGGTTTCAG GTCGAAGGGCTGCAACGTGATCCAAGATATGGAGCTCGAGTGGAGCACCGTGCTTACAGAAACATGTACGATGCCCTACGCCAGATTTTGCATAAAGAGGGCTGGCCGGGTCTATACAAGGGCATCACACCATCAATTGTCAAAGCTGCGCCAGCAGGTGCTGTAACCTTTGTTGCGTACGAGCTCACGTCGGATTGGTTAGAGACCCTTTTGACTTGA
- the LOC125223423 gene encoding mitochondrial thiamine diphosphate carrier 2-like isoform X2, producing MLRRERCLVRKLAMLMCYNNLVREREKEGFWRGNVPALLMVMPYTAIQFTVLHKLKSFVSGSSKSGDHINISPYLSYVSGALAGCAATVGSYPFDLIRTLLASQGEPKVYPNMRAAVSGILERRGFRGLYAGLTPTLIEIVPYAGLQFGTYDTFKRWTMVWNQYRSGYDMGADDSLSSFQLFLCGLAAGTCAKAVCHPLDVVKKRFQVEGLQRDPRYGARVEHRAYRNMYDALRQILHKEGWPGLYKGITPSIVKAAPAGAVTFVAYELTSDWLETLLT from the exons ATGTTACGGAGAGAGAGATGCTTAGTGAGAAAGCTGGCAATGTTGATGTGTTACAACAAtttagtaagagagagagagaaagag GGTTTCTGGAGGGGTAATGTCCCAGCCTTGCTTATGGTGATGCCGTACACGGCAATACAATTTACAGTTCTGCACAAATTGAAGTCATTTGTTTCTGGTTCATCCAAGTCAG GAGACCATATCAATATAAGTCCGTATCTTTCATATGTAAGTGGGGCATTAGCGGGATGTGCAGCTACTGTTGGATCCTATCCATTCGATCTTATAAGAACCCTTTTAGCTTCACAAGGGGAGCCAAAG GTTTATCCTAATATGAGGGCTGCAGTCTCTGGTATACTTGAAAGACGTGGTTTTCGAGGGCTGTATGCTGGACTGACGCCCACCCTGATCGAAATAGTTCCTTACGCTGGATTGCAGTTTGGGACATATGATACATTCAAACGTTGGACCATG GTTTGGAATCAGTACAGATCAGGTTATGATATGGGAGCCGATGATTCTCTCTCAAGCTTCCAGCTTTTCCTTTGTGGATTGGCTGCTGGCACTTGTGCTAAAGCTGTATGCCATCCACTCGATGTGGTGAAGAAGAGGTTTCAG GTCGAAGGGCTGCAACGTGATCCAAGATATGGAGCTCGAGTGGAGCACCGTGCTTACAGAAACATGTACGATGCCCTACGCCAGATTTTGCATAAAGAGGGCTGGCCGGGTCTATACAAGGGCATCACACCATCAATTGTCAAAGCTGCGCCAGCAGGTGCTGTAACCTTTGTTGCGTACGAGCTCACGTCGGATTGGTTAGAGACCCTTTTGACTTGA